A window of Primulina tabacum isolate GXHZ01 chromosome 4, ASM2559414v2, whole genome shotgun sequence contains these coding sequences:
- the LOC142541456 gene encoding VQ motif-containing protein 4-like yields the protein MENPPTIQETNSQSLLPSPNSHSSNSSTSSNGFLHHHTSPHSPRPPQPITRSEPNNQFPTTFVQADTTSFKKVVQMLTGSSETARMASRPEPLRSPIPPIKTGAKKDKSSSRLYERRSSLKNFKISPLGPGLSSSRPGVLAGHSGTPRPGTPEILSPGILDFPSLVLSPVTPLIPDPFNRSPINVRVQMAAANCNNIDVGAEEKAIKDKGFYLHQSPANTPRDSEPRLLPLFPVTSPRVATSSNASSS from the coding sequence AAAACCCGCCTACTATCCAAGAAACCAACAGCCAATCTCTTCTTCCTTCCCCGAACAGCCACAGCTCGAATAGCTCAACCAGTAGCAATGGCTTCCTCCACCACCACACCTCGCCGCACTCCCCCCGCCCGCCGCAACCAATCACTAGATCTGAACCAAACAACCAGTTCCCTACCACCTTCGTCCAAGCAGACACCACCTCCTTCAAGAAAGTGGTCCAAATGCTCACCGGGTCGTCCGAGACCGCCCGTATGGCCTCCAGACCGGAACCATTGAGAAGCCCGATCCCACCCATCAAGACCGGAGCAAAGAAAGACAAATCTTCCTCGAGGCTTTATGAACGCCGAAGCAGCCTCAAAAACTTTAAGATCAGCCCTTTGGGCCCTGGGTTATCCAGCAGTAGGCCCGGGGTTTTGGCCGGGCATTCGGGTACACCCAGACCTGGTACGCCGGAAATTCTGTCTCCCGGTATTCTTGATTTCCCTTCACTGGTTCTCAGCCCGGTCACGCCTCTGATACCTGACCCGTTCAACCGGTCACCCATTAACGTTCGTGTTCAAATGGCTGCTGCCAATTGCAATAACATTGACGTGGGGGCGGAAGAAAAAGCCATCAAAGACAAAGGTTTCTACTTGCACCAGTCGCCGGCGAACACTCCGAGGGATTCGGAACCCCGGCTGCTGCCTCTATTTCCGGTTA